From the Catalinimonas alkaloidigena genome, the window CTTCCTAAGCTTTACGACCGCTCTGGTTTTTTTATAACGCCTGAAAGGGTGAGATTTGTTATTATGAAAAAGACGATCTCTACCCTGGCTTTTACGTTTCTTCTCACGGCCTGTTTAAGTGCTCTGCCTGCAGAAGCATTCGCTACAGCGGCAGGAACAACCCATACCGAAATGGGGCCTGGTAAGAAAGAAGAAGCGAAGAAGAAAACGGAGGTGAAGAAAGCCAGCAAAGCACCGAATCGTATTGAGCAGTTTGCCAAGCAGCAGAAAAAAAAGAAAAAAATCTCGAAGCGGCAGTTGCACATGGCCAAAAGCGGATAGTCCGAAAAATCAACCGGCCATGAGCCGCCTATCATAAAAGCGCCCGTCCTGGAAACTTCCAGGGCGGGCGCTTGCTTTTCGGCGCTATGGTTCCGGGAAGGGAGCATGCCTTCGAGGTGGACCCAACCAACCTGCACCGGAGAACTTCGTGGGGCGATGGCCTGGGTTACTTAATGGGCCAGAATCATTTTTTTCGTATCGACCGTTCGACCGTCGACAATGAGCTGATAAAGGTAGGTGCCCGACGGCAGCTGGCCGACTTCAACACTGATTTCGCCTTCGCCTCGGTCGAGCGTTACCTGTTGAAAGACTTCCTGGCCTAGTATGGACACAACCCGCAGTTGCGCCGACTGCGCGCTGGCCGGCACCTGGTAACGGATGAGCGTAGTACCGTTGGCGGGATTAGGTTGATTTTGCCATAGGCGGGCTTTCACCGCAGCAGACGTTGTGGGCGAAAGACCTAACGTCTGGCGCAGGGCGGTCAGTTCGTCTTGCAGCGCTTCGTTCTGTGATTTCAGCTCTTTTACCGCATTGATCAGCAGGTAGGTCATGGCGTTGGCGTCGTAGTCGAGATACGTTTCTTCCGCGCCGGTGGTGTCTTGGTAAGTCCACTCGCCGACCATGTACGGAGCCACCTCCTGCACCTCCTGGGCGATGATCCCGACAAACTCTTCGTCGGTAGAAAGCCCCGCCTTCCCGTTGTACCGGTAGCGGACGGGACGGATCTGGTCGATCACTGCCAGACCTTCTTCGAACGGACGAATGTCTTTTTTCAGGCGCTTGTCGGACGCCACCGTCCAGGCACTGGAACCTGGTTTGGCCGCCGAGTTGGCGTTGACGTGCAGGCGGTACGACGGAGCGGTGGTGCCGATGCCCACGTTGGTGTTAGCCGTGGCCCCGTTAGTGCCGGAGACGGAACCGAGCACCAGCGCGTTGCTGGCGGTGACGTAAGCACGGTAGCCGATGGCCGAGGCGTTGCTCAAGTTGGGATTGGTACGGCTATACGAACCTATAAAAGTATTACCTGAACCCGTGGTACTGCCTTGCCCAGAAAAATAGCCGAAATAGGCATTGTATCTTCCCGTTGTGTTATCTGGCCCAGCCACGGTGCCGAAGAACGAGTTGGCGATTCCGGTCGTGTTGCTTTCTCCAGCTCTGTAGCCGACCGAGGTACCGTATATGCCTCCGGTATTGTTCCCGCTGGCCCCTTGCCCAATGAATGTATTGTACCCACCGGTAGTAGTTCGGTAACCCGCCCCATCACCCAAGAACGTATTGCTGCTGGCTGTTGTGTTGTTGTAGCCGGCTACGTTCCCGATAAAGGTGTTGCGGTCTCCGGTTGTGGTGGACCAACCGGTAGAGTTGCCCAGAAAGGTGTTCAAACTACCGATCGTGACGCGCCCCGAGTAATTACCAAGAAAAATATTGTTGCTGCCGCTGCTTCCGACACCGGCTCCATTTCCCATAAGGATGTTGTATTGTCCACTGCTGTGATAACCAGCCTCGACGCCTATGGTAATGTTATAATCTGTAGAAGCTTCCGCACCTGCGTTGTTCCCAATTAGAATGTTGAAATCCCCATAAATACCTGAAGCATCCTGGTTGCCTCGTGCCGCACCGGCGCCAAGAATAACATTATTACTGCCTTGCAGGAAAAGGCCTGCTTTCGCGCCGACAAACGTATTATAGCTTCCCGAATATGTATTTGTACCACTTATAGCTTCCCGAATATGTATTTGTACCACTTTTTGCCCCGATATAGGTATTATCTGTACCTGTTTCGTTGGTCACTCCAGCCTGGAACCCAAAAGAGGCATTGTAGGAGCCGGTTTGGTTATCGCTCCCCGCGCCTTCGCCTACGTGTGTATTCTGGCTACCCGTCGTATTATTATAACCAGCATAGAGACCGGCAAAGTAATTACCTGATTGAGCGTGTACGGTATGATTGCCTAAAAGGACACTCCCTGCGAAAAGGAGGAGGAGGTAAAAAGAAATGGTTTTCATGTGTGAAAAGAATGAGTGTGTTGTGAATGAGTAAAGTGAAAACAGAGGAATCTCGGGACGGAACGTGAAGTCCATCCGGGTAAGCGTGAAGCAAGAGGGTCAGAAGCGGTTGGAACGAGGGCACTGCGTACGGTGATCTACCGTATGCAGCCGTCAGAAAGCGCGCGCCAGAGTCAGGAGAAGCGCTACCGGCGGGGCGGAAGCAGGAGAAAGGGATGTAGATGGCTCATGAGGTAGGAAGGTTTCATGAGTAGAATCGGAAAGCCGGAACGAATTGGCTCACGGTTTCGTGAAAATAGTTGAGAAATATTCAGAGGGCATCGGCGCTGGTCTGTAACGAGTCGGGGAGCGTAGTGCGGAGCGAATCGGCCTGTACGGTTCGGCCTTGGGCCCGGTACACCGCCGCAAGTTGCTGACGGGTAGCGGCCTGCAGCGGATAGTCGGGCGGCAGGGATGCTTCCCGGATGCGCAGGGCTGTTTGCGTGTGCTTTTCGGCTTGCGGGAGGTCTCCGGCGCGGAGTGCGGTTTCGCCCAGACTGGCGTAGGTAACGGCTACCGCCGGGTGGTTTTCTGGATAGACGGCGGCATTGACGTCCAGCGCCTGTTGCAGGTACGCTTGTGCCTGCGCGTATTCCCCACGTTGCGCGTGCAGCGTTCCCAGGTCGTTGTAGCGCATGGCCACCAGCGGATGCACCTCTCCAAAAAGCGATTTGGCCACGGCCAGCGACTGCTGGTACCGTGTTTCGGCCGAATCGAGTTGGTGGAGGTAGTAAAACGTTTTGCCGTACATGCCCGTCACAATGGCCACGGCCATGTGGGTAT encodes:
- a CDS encoding tail fiber domain-containing protein — translated: MGNGAGVGSSGSNNIFLGNYSGRVTIGSLNTFLGNSTGWSTTTGDRNTFIGNVAGYNNTTASSNTFLGDGAGYRTTTGGYNTFIGQGASGNNTGGIYGTSVGYRAGESNTTGIANSFFGTVAGPDNTTGRYNAYFGYFSGQGSTTGSGNTFIGSYSRTNPNLSNASAIGYRAYVTASNALVLGSVSGTNGATANTNVGIGTTAPSYRLHVNANSAAKPGSSAWTVASDKRLKKDIRPFEEGLAVIDQIRPVRYRYNGKAGLSTDEEFVGIIAQEVQEVAPYMVGEWTYQDTTGAEETYLDYDANAMTYLLINAVKELKSQNEALQDELTALRQTLGLSPTTSAAVKARLWQNQPNPANGTTLIRYQVPASAQSAQLRVVSILGQEVFQQVTLDRGEGEISVEVGQLPSGTYLYQLIVDGRTVDTKKMILAH